One Sodalinema gerasimenkoae IPPAS B-353 DNA segment encodes these proteins:
- a CDS encoding cold shock and DUF1294 domain-containing protein — MTSKLQIGRLIKWNDERGFGFIQGNPSQPQVFIHISALKKTKRRPKVGDEIQYSITHKKGKIRACDASILGATSQNTPPRSPAPLRHSQSKRPPVPWLQVALVSIVPLLGSLQLLTHSGIFAPLIVYPLMSLVTFKLYAEDKSRAQQKQWRIPENILHLSELAGGWLGGIIAQRRLRHKSVKRSYQITFWGIVILHQAIGLGVIVLFLQGQL, encoded by the coding sequence TTGACCTCCAAACTACAAATCGGCAGACTCATCAAGTGGAATGATGAAAGAGGATTTGGATTCATCCAAGGGAATCCCAGTCAACCCCAAGTCTTCATCCACATCTCCGCCCTAAAAAAAACGAAACGCCGTCCCAAAGTTGGGGATGAAATTCAATACTCAATCACCCATAAAAAAGGTAAAATTCGAGCGTGTGATGCCTCCATTTTGGGAGCGACGAGTCAGAACACACCACCCCGATCGCCCGCACCCTTAAGACACTCTCAAAGCAAACGCCCCCCCGTTCCTTGGCTCCAAGTTGCACTCGTCTCAATCGTCCCCCTGCTGGGGAGCCTCCAACTCTTAACTCATAGCGGAATTTTTGCTCCATTGATTGTCTATCCTCTCATGAGTCTAGTAACCTTTAAACTCTATGCTGAAGACAAATCCCGGGCCCAACAGAAGCAATGGAGAATCCCCGAAAATATCCTGCATTTGAGTGAGCTAGCTGGGGGGTGGCTAGGGGGGATCATCGCTCAGCGCCGACTCCGCCATAAATCCGTTAAACGATCCTATCAAATAACCTTCTGGGGGATTGTCATTCTTCACCAAGCCATTGGGTTGGGTGTGATAGTCCTCTTCCTCCAGGGACAACTCTAG
- a CDS encoding zinc ribbon domain-containing protein encodes MAYQCDLGNNQTVYLNNSGSQTVVTTASGSPGQQQQSSNSFETGAWTAPPEIYRTPGGIALKIQAQEGDRWIQIQGQSSNLSEASSIPLQEVSEIPGSSQEPMQPMEPMQPIQPMQPMQPMQPMQPMKPMKMGNMEMNTNPMEMRMGNMEMRMGASSQSGGSQRRFCSQCGSPVEASDRFCGNCGHKLS; translated from the coding sequence ATGGCTTATCAATGCGACCTGGGTAACAACCAAACGGTTTATCTGAACAATTCCGGTAGCCAAACCGTCGTCACCACCGCCAGCGGGAGTCCTGGACAACAACAACAGTCGAGTAATAGCTTTGAAACCGGAGCCTGGACTGCTCCCCCCGAGATATATCGCACTCCTGGGGGAATTGCACTGAAAATTCAGGCCCAAGAGGGCGATCGCTGGATTCAGATCCAAGGACAAAGTTCTAACCTTTCCGAAGCCAGCAGTATCCCCTTACAAGAGGTGTCCGAGATTCCCGGTTCCTCACAAGAGCCGATGCAACCCATGGAACCGATGCAACCCATACAGCCGATGCAGCCGATGCAACCCATGCAGCCGATGCAACCTATGAAGCCGATGAAAATGGGCAATATGGAGATGAATACTAATCCCATGGAAATGCGCATGGGCAATATGGAGATGCGAATGGGAGCATCATCTCAATCAGGGGGATCTCAACGGCGGTTTTGCAGTCAATGTGGCTCTCCCGTAGAGGCGAGCGATCGCTTCTGTGGCAATTGTGGCCATAAATTGAGTTAA
- the acsF gene encoding magnesium-protoporphyrin IX monomethyl ester (oxidative) cyclase, whose translation MTTTVPQPQLDELKPGVKVPAKETILTPRFYVTDFDKVAAMDLSLQEEEIDAMIGEMQADYNRYHFVRDEEFEQSWEHIDEQTRAAFVDFLERSCTSEFSGFLLFKELSRKLKGRNPRLAEIFSLMARDEARHAGFLNKAMSDFNIRLDLGYLTRNRSYTFFKPEWIIYAVYLSEKIGYWRYITIFRHLEQNPDRQFYPLFKRFESWCQDENRHGDIFKALLRSQPKMWKSWQGRLWSRFFLLTVFATHSLTVLERADFYRSLGLDPYEFDKTVVRNTNASAARAFPEVLDVERPEFFERMYRCAERNEQLAAISASNDSKLAKFLKKAPLLLGTMVDLTRLYFMRPIDAEALRGEVY comes from the coding sequence ATGACAACGACTGTTCCCCAGCCTCAACTTGACGAACTCAAACCCGGCGTGAAGGTTCCCGCCAAGGAAACCATCCTCACCCCTCGCTTTTACGTGACGGACTTTGATAAAGTCGCGGCGATGGATTTGTCTCTGCAAGAGGAAGAAATCGACGCCATGATTGGGGAGATGCAAGCGGACTACAATCGCTATCACTTCGTACGCGATGAAGAGTTTGAGCAATCTTGGGAGCATATCGACGAACAGACCCGTGCCGCGTTTGTGGACTTCCTGGAACGCTCTTGTACCTCTGAATTTTCGGGATTTCTGCTGTTTAAGGAACTCTCCCGTAAACTCAAGGGTCGCAATCCTCGCCTAGCGGAGATTTTCTCTCTCATGGCGAGAGACGAGGCTCGTCACGCCGGATTCTTGAACAAGGCGATGAGTGACTTCAACATCCGCCTGGATTTGGGCTATTTGACCCGGAATCGCAGTTATACCTTCTTTAAGCCCGAGTGGATTATCTACGCGGTCTATCTCTCGGAGAAAATCGGCTACTGGCGTTATATTACGATTTTCCGCCATCTGGAGCAGAATCCCGATCGCCAGTTCTATCCTCTCTTCAAACGCTTCGAGAGCTGGTGTCAGGATGAAAATCGCCACGGAGATATCTTTAAGGCTCTGTTGCGATCGCAGCCAAAAATGTGGAAATCTTGGCAAGGTCGGCTCTGGTCTCGTTTCTTCCTGCTCACGGTTTTCGCCACCCACTCTCTGACGGTATTGGAGCGGGCTGATTTTTACCGTTCCCTGGGTTTAGATCCCTATGAGTTCGACAAAACCGTCGTCCGCAACACTAACGCCAGTGCGGCGCGCGCCTTCCCCGAGGTTCTGGATGTGGAGCGTCCGGAGTTTTTTGAACGGATGTATCGCTGTGCTGAACGCAACGAACAGTTAGCGGCGATTTCGGCCAGCAATGATTCTAAGTTGGCGAAATTCCTGAAAAAAGCGCCTCTGCTGTTGGGGACGATGGTGGATTTAACCCGCTTGTATTTCATGCGTCCGATTGATGCGGAAGCCTTACGGGGTGAGGTGTACTAG